TCGGGGACGATTTCAGCAGTAGTAGTGGGCATAGAAAATGCCGCCTAGGCCCATAGTTCAAGGGGCTTAGGCGGCAAGCACGTGGGGCTGGGCCCCGGGGTGGCGTCTAGTGCTCGTCGTAGTGATCGCCGTGTGCGGCGTGGCGGTGGCCGTCGTGCAGGTAGTCCACGTGGTCGCCGTGCGGGATCGCTACGTGGCCGCAGCCTTCACCATGGGTGTGGTTGGCGTGTGCCTCGGCTTCAACGTGCTCGGTGGTTTCGCACTCATCCCAGTGGCCATCATGCTCACGGTGAATGTGGCCCTCGTGGAGATAGTCGGTGTGGTCACCGTGCGGGAAGGAAACGTGGCCGCAGTCGGCGCCATGGGTGTGGGTGTGGTCTTCGTGGGTGGTGTGGGTCATGATGCCTGATCCTTTCTGGTGGGGGACGTTCCCCGTCGTTTTCAGTGTGTTTTCATTAAGCCGTATTTTCATTTCGGTTTCAATAGGTGTGGGTGTGTTTCTCTAATTTTTCCGGTTTGGGAAATAAAAAGGGCCCGCCTCCTTGGGGCTAGGTGGAGGCGGGCGTCGTAAAGCTGGGGAGGACCTTAAAGGAGATTGCTCAATTCGCGTGCGGCGGAAGTGAGAATGTTGGCGTATTTCTGGGCTGGGGAAGGTTGGAAGCGCTCGACAGATCCGGAAATCGACAACACTGCGAGGAATGTCCCAGAACTATCGAAAACGGGAGCTGAGATGGAGGCTAAGCCGGCTTCGCGCTCCTCAATAGACTCGGAATAGCCTTGGTTTCGGGCCGCCTCAATGTCTGCTTGGGTAAACGAGGCGTTATCGGTATTGATGTCTACAAATGCGGCAATGATGCGCGCGGCAGAGCCGGAGCTAAGCGGTAGCTGGCGCCCGACTGGCACGACGTTGTGGAGGCCGGATTCCGGCTCCCTGGTGGCAATGCAGGTACGGGTATTTCCGGTGACCTCGTAGAGCTGGATGGATTCTCCGGTGTCTTCGCGCAGATTCTCCATGATTGGTCCAGCTGCCTCGAGGAGATGATCTCGGTTGCCGGGAAGGGCAGGGCCGGCCTTCCACTTTCCATCGGGGGTGCGAACGAGAATGCGGTGTGCCTCGAGTGCGGTGGCCAATCGATGTGCTGTCGCCCGAGGTAGCCCCGTGGTTTCGCATAATTCATTGAGGGTGGAGGGGTGGTTGGCGGCGGCCATCATAATGGCCATTGCTCGATCCAACACCTTGATTCCGGAAACTGCGCTATACTCTCCCATACAATGAAATCTACGTCCCAACTTATGAGATTTCAAGTGTGGAGAGATGTTTATGAACCGGAAGCTGACATTGGCAGAAAAAGTGTGGCGCGATCACGTCGTCCAACACGGCGATGCTGGGGCACCAGACCTTATCTTTATTGACTTTCAGCTACTACATGAAGTTACCAGTCCGCAGGCATTTGATAGCTTGCGGCTGGCCGGCCGCACGTTGCGCCACCCTGAGCTGCACTTGGCCACCGAGGACCATAACGTTCCCACGCAAGGCACCAAGTCCGGCAACCTCTTGGAAATCAAGGATGAGGTTTCACGCACCCAGGTATCGACCCTGCGCAAGAATTGCGAGGAATTTGGAGTGCGCTTGCACTCTATGGGTGATGCCCAGCAGGGCATTGTGCACACGGTTGGCCCGCAGCTGGGGATCACCCAGCCGGGTATGACGATCGTGTGTGGCGACTCCCATACCTCCACGCACGGCGCCTTTGGTTCTATCGCCATGGGTATTGGCACCTCTGAGGTAGAACACGTCATGGCTACGCAGACGCTTTCATTAAAGCCATTCAAAACTATGGCGATTGAGGTAACTGGCGAGCTGCAAGAGGGGGTATCTGCCAAGGACCTTATCTTGGCCATTATCGCCAAAATCGGTACCGGTGGCGGACAAGGTCACATCATTGAATATCGCGGTGAGGCCATTCGCAAGATGTCCATGGAAGCGCGCATGACCATCTGCAATATGTCTATTGAGGCAGGAGCCCGTGCCGGCATGGTTGCTCCCGATGAGACAACCTTCGAGTATGTCAAGGGCCGCGAGTTCGCTCCCACAGGAGCAGACTGGGATGCTGCGGTTGAGTATTGGAAGACACTTCCCACGGACGAAGGGGCAGAATTCGATACCGTTGTGGAAATCGATGGCTCCTCGCTGACCCCATTTGTTACGTGGGGAACCAATCCTGGGCAGGGCCTTCCGTTAGGGGAGAAGGTCCCAGATCCGGAAGATTGTGGCGACGATAATGAAAAGGTCACTGTGGAAAAGGCTTTGCAGTATATGGACCTGCAGCCAGGTACTCCACTGCGCGATATCA
This genomic stretch from Corynebacterium tuberculostearicum harbors:
- a CDS encoding IclR family transcriptional regulator, with product MGEYSAVSGIKVLDRAMAIMMAAANHPSTLNELCETTGLPRATAHRLATALEAHRILVRTPDGKWKAGPALPGNRDHLLEAAGPIMENLREDTGESIQLYEVTGNTRTCIATREPESGLHNVVPVGRQLPLSSGSAARIIAAFVDINTDNASFTQADIEAARNQGYSESIEEREAGLASISAPVFDSSGTFLAVLSISGSVERFQPSPAQKYANILTSAARELSNLL
- the leuC gene encoding 3-isopropylmalate dehydratase large subunit; the encoded protein is MNRKLTLAEKVWRDHVVQHGDAGAPDLIFIDFQLLHEVTSPQAFDSLRLAGRTLRHPELHLATEDHNVPTQGTKSGNLLEIKDEVSRTQVSTLRKNCEEFGVRLHSMGDAQQGIVHTVGPQLGITQPGMTIVCGDSHTSTHGAFGSIAMGIGTSEVEHVMATQTLSLKPFKTMAIEVTGELQEGVSAKDLILAIIAKIGTGGGQGHIIEYRGEAIRKMSMEARMTICNMSIEAGARAGMVAPDETTFEYVKGREFAPTGADWDAAVEYWKTLPTDEGAEFDTVVEIDGSSLTPFVTWGTNPGQGLPLGEKVPDPEDCGDDNEKVTVEKALQYMDLQPGTPLRDIKIDTVFVGSCTNARIEDLRAAADVVKGRTIAADTRMLVVPSSAVVKAQAEEEGLDEVFRQFGAEWRTAGCSMCLGMNPDQLAPGERSASTSNRNFEGRQGPGGRTYLVSPQVAAATAVTGYLSSPADLD